One segment of Armatimonadota bacterium DNA contains the following:
- a CDS encoding TAXI family TRAP transporter solute-binding subunit, translated as LKDGVIDAAFITAGIPTAAVQDIAAVRDLMLLPIPREVVDQLREPYPYYTSVTIPANTYRGQDTPVETAAVMAMLVTRQEMAEDLIYNLTKALWENVDRLQAAHARGKDISPATARRGMPITMHAGALRYYRERGIR; from the coding sequence GCTGAAGGACGGGGTGATCGACGCGGCCTTCATCACCGCGGGCATCCCCACCGCGGCGGTGCAGGACATCGCCGCCGTGCGCGACCTGATGCTCCTGCCGATCCCGCGCGAGGTCGTCGACCAGCTGCGCGAGCCCTACCCCTACTACACCAGCGTGACCATCCCCGCCAACACCTACCGGGGGCAGGACACGCCGGTGGAGACGGCGGCGGTGATGGCCATGCTGGTCACGCGCCAGGAGATGGCCGAGGACCTCATCTACAACCTGACCAAAGCGCTGTGGGAGAACGTCGACCGCCTGCAGGCGGCGCACGCGCGGGGCAAGGACATCAGCCCGGCCACGGCGCGGCGCGGCATGCCGATCACCATGCACGCCGGCGCGCTGCGCTACTACCGCGAGCGGGGCATCCGCTAG
- a CDS encoding sigma-70 family RNA polymerase sigma factor yields the protein MGVRGTTVRPGGARQTARGSRPEAGREGGEAPPASEDVLVARYAETRDRRLRDDIVQACTPLVRRIVSDFVFSGVPTDDLMQVGYIGLLNAIEVFDPGRGVKFATYASHLIRGEIRHYLRDHRDTIRKPRWLVGLNQQIDEAVGRYLSTEGRYPAMDELASELNVEEQDLLELLKTREVLRTISLETDEETGELRVDRDRGRTRGVPATPIPIEDRLTLMGAIEKLNPLQRRVLYYLFFTDLTQMEAAKRIGISQKHVSRVLASALLKLRGLLDGAEDGKESR from the coding sequence ATGGGCGTGCGTGGCACGACCGTTCGACCGGGCGGAGCCCGGCAGACCGCTCGGGGGAGCCGGCCGGAGGCCGGCCGCGAGGGGGGCGAGGCCCCGCCGGCCTCAGAAGACGTCCTCGTCGCCCGCTACGCGGAGACGCGCGACCGGCGCCTGCGCGACGACATCGTGCAGGCCTGCACGCCCCTGGTGCGGCGCATCGTCAGCGACTTCGTCTTCTCCGGGGTGCCCACGGACGACCTGATGCAGGTCGGCTACATCGGCCTGCTCAACGCCATCGAGGTCTTCGACCCCGGCCGCGGCGTCAAGTTCGCCACCTACGCCAGCCACCTCATCCGCGGCGAGATCCGCCACTACCTGCGCGACCACCGCGACACCATCCGCAAGCCCCGGTGGCTCGTCGGGCTGAACCAGCAGATCGACGAGGCGGTGGGGCGCTACCTCAGCACGGAGGGGCGGTACCCCGCCATGGACGAGCTCGCTTCGGAGCTCAACGTCGAGGAGCAGGACCTGCTGGAGCTGCTGAAGACCCGCGAGGTCCTGCGCACCATCTCGCTGGAGACCGACGAGGAGACGGGGGAGCTGCGCGTCGACCGCGACCGCGGGCGCACCCGGGGCGTGCCGGCCACCCCCATCCCCATCGAGGACCGGCTCACGCTCATGGGCGCCATCGAGAAGCTCAACCCGCTGCAGCGGCGCGTCCTCTACTACCTGTTCTTCACCGACCTGACGCAGATGGAGGCGGCGAAGCGGATCGGCATCTCGCAGAAGCACGTCTCCCGCGTCCTCGCCAGTGCACTGCTCAAACTCCGCGGCCTCCTGGACGGGGCCGAGGACGGGAAGGAGTCCAGATAG
- a CDS encoding roadblock/LC7 domain-containing protein has product MSQIRDVLTELAKVEGVLAALVVGRDGFVIEGITTEDVDLESVGAIVASNMAAAETMGNEMVRGMIRGLLVEFDEGPVAVGPAGPDALLVVVGNARCNLGRIRLEMKRNSQLAAALV; this is encoded by the coding sequence ATGTCGCAGATTCGGGATGTCCTGACGGAGCTCGCCAAGGTGGAGGGTGTCCTGGCCGCCCTGGTGGTGGGCCGCGACGGCTTCGTCATCGAGGGGATCACCACCGAGGACGTCGACCTGGAGTCGGTGGGGGCCATCGTGGCCAGCAACATGGCCGCCGCCGAGACCATGGGCAACGAGATGGTCCGCGGCATGATCCGCGGGCTGCTGGTGGAGTTCGACGAGGGCCCGGTGGCGGTCGGCCCGGCCGGCCCCGACGCCCTGCTGGTCGTCGTGGGCAACGCCCGCTGCAACCTGGGCCGCATCCGCCTGGAGATGAAGCGCAACAGCCAGCTGGCCGCCGCGCTGGTCTAG
- a CDS encoding GspH/FimT family pseudopilin, with protein MRTLKAPETSVRWRPWSTRGASALELVIVASVAAALLGLSVPSLRGAAARQRLEGWARTMTADIGVARQAAMLRRTTAAVTITATGYLVAAVDGGIVRQATVPQDVTLSSTCPGGICSFNRFGIPITTGTVTLRSSLTSTRYLITIEEGTGRVSFREQ; from the coding sequence ATGCGCACGCTCAAGGCCCCGGAGACGTCCGTCCGGTGGCGCCCCTGGAGCACCCGGGGGGCCAGCGCCCTGGAACTGGTCATTGTCGCCTCGGTGGCGGCCGCGTTGCTGGGGCTCAGCGTCCCGTCCCTGCGGGGGGCGGCGGCGCGGCAGCGCCTGGAGGGCTGGGCGCGGACCATGACGGCGGACATCGGGGTGGCGCGGCAGGCGGCGATGCTGCGGCGGACCACTGCCGCGGTGACCATCACCGCCACCGGCTACCTGGTGGCGGCCGTGGACGGCGGGATCGTCCGTCAGGCAACCGTCCCCCAGGATGTCACCCTGAGCAGCACCTGCCCGGGGGGGATCTGCAGCTTCAACCGATTCGGCATCCCCATCACCACGGGGACCGTGACGCTGCGCAGCAGCCTCACGTCCACCCGATACCTCATCACCATCGAAGAGGGGACGGGACGCGTCTCGTTCCGGGAACAGTGA
- a CDS encoding type II secretion system protein, which yields MPPAAIRQDEGGFSLVEIVVATALVGVLATILLGGLLFALKEARRGKVRAAAAAWVQAELDYLRIQGYSVPAASRTLTPTSGYTAYGDLEEPRLPEEFDRAEIVTEDLVSPPVRRLTVRLYETASSPPYTILSTYVSNFTYATP from the coding sequence ATGCCTCCGGCGGCGATCCGGCAGGACGAGGGCGGGTTCAGCCTGGTGGAGATCGTCGTGGCCACGGCCCTGGTGGGCGTGCTGGCGACGATCCTGCTGGGCGGTCTCCTCTTTGCCCTGAAAGAGGCCCGGCGGGGAAAGGTGCGGGCCGCCGCAGCGGCCTGGGTCCAGGCCGAGCTCGACTACCTCCGCATCCAGGGCTACTCCGTCCCGGCCGCCAGCCGGACGCTGACCCCGACGAGCGGGTACACCGCCTATGGTGACCTGGAGGAGCCACGGCTGCCGGAGGAGTTCGACCGGGCGGAGATCGTGACCGAAGACCTCGTGTCCCCGCCGGTCCGCCGCCTCACCGTGCGGCTCTACGAGACGGCCTCCTCGCCCCCTTACACCATCCTGAGCACCTACGTCTCCAACTTCACCTATGCGACCCCGTAG
- the gspE gene encoding type II secretion system ATPase GspE, which translates to MARTQRLPGRKTESLGETLLQLGLVTAEQLRQALEIHQRTGERLGQVLVDMKVLTHQQLAMALGVQWGYRYVSLRDSKIDEEASRLLPHTLALRLRVIPIGWQNGRLVLAMIDPLNVIAIDDVRLITGHEVEPVITTEEELLGAINRVYQVDTARSVSEDLLRETPEAEGAEEDVSVEQLKALVEDAPVVRLVNMIIEDAVRERASDIHIEPQRSGLLVRYRIDGVLHDVMKPPLNLKSPLISRVKIMADMDIAERRKPQDGRIHLRTAGRAIDLRVSTLPTVYGEKVVMRILDQSTPLIGLSHLGFHSETLSQWEAAVNKPYGMILVTGPTGSGKSTTLYGTLNTLNTLEKNIVTVEDPVEYQLPRINQVQVNPKAGLTFATGLRSILRQDPDIIMVGEIRDRETAEIAVQAALTGHLVLSTLHTNDAASAVSRLVDMGIEPFLVSSSVIAILAQRLARQICSDCKTGYSPPPDALKRLGLDTAEGVTLYRGAGCEACRHTGYKGRIGVFELLVVTDSLRELIVRRAPAAELKAQAVREGMRTLRDDGLEKVLSGVSTIDEILRVVYVAD; encoded by the coding sequence GTGGCCCGGACCCAGCGACTACCCGGCCGCAAGACCGAGTCCCTGGGCGAGACCCTCCTGCAGCTGGGGCTGGTCACGGCGGAGCAGCTGCGCCAGGCGCTGGAGATCCACCAGCGCACGGGGGAGCGGCTGGGCCAGGTCCTGGTGGACATGAAGGTCCTCACCCACCAGCAGCTGGCCATGGCCCTGGGGGTGCAGTGGGGCTACCGCTACGTCAGCCTGCGCGACAGCAAGATCGACGAGGAGGCCAGCCGCCTCCTCCCCCACACGCTGGCCTTGCGCCTGCGGGTCATCCCCATCGGCTGGCAGAACGGGCGGCTGGTCCTGGCGATGATCGACCCGCTCAACGTCATCGCCATCGACGACGTCCGCCTCATCACCGGGCACGAGGTCGAGCCGGTGATCACCACCGAGGAGGAGCTGCTCGGCGCCATCAACCGGGTCTACCAGGTGGACACGGCGCGCAGCGTCTCCGAGGACCTCCTCCGGGAGACCCCCGAGGCCGAGGGGGCGGAGGAGGATGTCTCGGTCGAGCAGCTCAAGGCCCTCGTCGAGGACGCCCCGGTGGTGCGGCTGGTGAACATGATCATCGAGGACGCCGTGCGCGAGCGGGCCAGCGACATCCACATCGAGCCCCAGCGCAGTGGGCTGCTGGTCCGCTACCGCATCGACGGCGTGCTGCACGACGTCATGAAGCCGCCGCTCAACCTGAAGTCGCCGCTGATCTCCCGCGTGAAGATCATGGCCGACATGGACATCGCCGAGCGGCGCAAGCCCCAGGACGGCCGCATCCACCTGCGCACCGCCGGGCGGGCCATCGACCTGCGGGTCTCCACCCTGCCCACGGTCTACGGGGAGAAGGTGGTGATGCGCATCCTCGACCAATCCACGCCGCTCATCGGGCTCAGCCACCTGGGCTTCCACAGCGAGACGCTGAGCCAGTGGGAGGCCGCGGTGAACAAGCCCTACGGGATGATCCTGGTCACCGGCCCCACCGGCAGCGGCAAGTCGACGACGCTCTACGGCACGCTGAACACGCTGAACACGCTGGAGAAGAACATCGTCACCGTGGAGGACCCGGTGGAGTACCAGCTGCCGCGGATCAACCAGGTGCAGGTGAACCCCAAGGCCGGGCTCACCTTCGCCACCGGCCTGCGCAGCATCCTGCGGCAGGACCCGGACATCATCATGGTGGGCGAGATCCGTGACCGGGAGACGGCGGAGATCGCCGTGCAGGCCGCACTCACCGGCCACCTGGTCCTCTCCACCCTTCACACCAACGACGCAGCCAGCGCGGTGAGCCGCCTGGTGGACATGGGCATCGAGCCCTTCCTCGTCTCCTCCTCGGTGATCGCCATCCTGGCGCAGCGGCTGGCCCGGCAGATCTGCTCCGACTGCAAGACCGGCTACTCCCCGCCCCCCGACGCCCTCAAGCGCCTCGGCCTGGACACGGCCGAGGGGGTGACGCTCTACCGCGGGGCCGGGTGCGAGGCCTGCCGCCACACCGGGTACAAGGGGCGCATCGGCGTCTTCGAGCTGCTGGTGGTGACCGACTCGCTGCGGGAGCTGATCGTTCGCCGCGCGCCGGCCGCCGAGCTGAAGGCCCAGGCGGTGCGCGAGGGGATGCGCACGCTGCGCGACGACGGGCTGGAGAAGGTCCTCTCCGGCGTTTCCACCATCGACGAGATCCTGCGCGTGGTCTACGTGGCGGACTGA
- a CDS encoding DnaB-like helicase C-terminal domain-containing protein, with the protein MTGDEEIEDRGTAGLGDVMEYHRIETALLSGLIRDRQLYVLALNQGFHADQLSHSAGKRLLKAVAELYGAGRPVDDLTVRAYLEDQGLYSEDMARYLATVLAQRPPTAGQLVAYLEILRARESRELLLRLHEELGAFIHRGSDAHQDIVAFTTEAIRQLLDIQKRRLRRQVLPVAEAVGSLVDDAERRGGGQLGYSIYPFERLNALLSGLRKGFYYGLAGAPRRGKTNFALELATYVAANHRVPVLYYTWEQTRRVLAARLLAREVGINPTLILSGVDPAGRSLASRLREAQTMVSAYAPFLFVVEAGRRETLDRIRAHAYNLMQEFETNEVVIFFDYLQKIPTREYVDDPRARTDAISTALAEMSLELNCPIFAISPLDKEGCRLDEKPADESQETDLYHRPTMHHSMGSGDLEYDLDVAMVLAKDWKATHDLHQLLESKARAEGLDPQAMPRVDIVNLFVDKNRDAPEAASYIVQYAFFVTLNKFIELDYKLEKEYRPDFHGFTKIQDIYGYLRQQGYIPTREPGTPAPALASLGGVAVPRAASGGGPGAASAASIG; encoded by the coding sequence GTGACCGGAGACGAGGAGATTGAGGACCGCGGCACGGCCGGGCTGGGGGACGTGATGGAGTACCACCGCATCGAGACCGCTCTCCTGAGCGGGCTGATCCGGGACCGGCAGCTCTACGTCCTGGCGCTCAATCAGGGGTTCCACGCCGACCAGCTCAGCCACTCCGCCGGCAAACGTCTGCTGAAGGCGGTGGCCGAGCTCTACGGCGCGGGGCGCCCGGTGGACGACCTGACGGTGCGCGCCTACCTGGAGGACCAGGGCCTCTACTCCGAGGACATGGCGCGCTACCTGGCCACGGTGCTGGCCCAGCGCCCGCCCACCGCCGGCCAGCTGGTGGCTTACCTGGAGATCCTGCGGGCGCGGGAGAGCCGGGAGCTGCTGCTGCGGCTCCACGAAGAGCTCGGCGCCTTCATCCACCGGGGCAGCGACGCCCACCAGGACATCGTCGCCTTCACCACCGAGGCCATCCGCCAGCTCCTGGACATCCAGAAGCGCCGGCTGCGCCGCCAGGTCCTGCCGGTAGCGGAGGCGGTCGGCAGCCTCGTCGACGACGCCGAGCGCCGCGGAGGCGGGCAGCTCGGCTACTCCATCTACCCCTTCGAGCGGCTCAACGCCCTCCTCTCCGGGCTGCGCAAGGGGTTCTACTACGGTCTGGCCGGCGCGCCGCGCCGCGGCAAGACCAACTTCGCTCTGGAGCTGGCTACCTACGTCGCCGCCAACCACCGCGTGCCGGTCCTCTACTACACCTGGGAGCAGACCCGCCGGGTGCTGGCGGCCCGGCTGCTGGCCCGGGAGGTGGGGATCAACCCCACCCTCATCCTCTCGGGCGTCGACCCCGCGGGCCGCTCGCTGGCCTCGCGCCTGCGCGAGGCCCAGACGATGGTGAGCGCCTACGCCCCCTTCCTCTTCGTGGTCGAGGCGGGGCGGCGGGAGACCCTGGACCGCATCCGCGCCCACGCCTACAACCTCATGCAGGAGTTCGAGACGAACGAGGTGGTGATCTTCTTCGACTACCTGCAGAAGATCCCCACGCGGGAGTACGTCGACGACCCGCGGGCGCGCACCGACGCCATCTCCACCGCGCTGGCGGAGATGAGCCTGGAGCTCAACTGCCCCATCTTCGCCATCTCCCCCCTGGACAAGGAGGGGTGCCGGCTGGACGAGAAGCCGGCGGACGAGAGCCAGGAGACCGACCTCTACCACCGCCCCACCATGCACCACAGCATGGGGTCGGGGGACCTGGAGTACGACCTGGACGTGGCCATGGTCCTGGCCAAGGACTGGAAGGCCACCCACGACCTCCACCAGCTCCTGGAGTCGAAGGCGCGCGCGGAGGGGTTGGACCCGCAGGCGATGCCGCGGGTGGACATCGTCAACCTCTTCGTGGACAAGAACCGGGACGCGCCCGAGGCGGCCAGCTACATCGTGCAGTACGCCTTCTTCGTCACGCTGAACAAGTTCATCGAGCTGGACTACAAGCTGGAGAAGGAGTACCGGCCCGACTTCCACGGCTTCACGAAGATCCAGGACATCTACGGCTACCTGCGACAGCAGGGGTACATCCCCACCCGCGAACCGGGGACGCCGGCGCCGGCGCTGGCGTCCCTGGGCGGGGTCGCCGTCCCGAGGGCGGCCAGCGGTGGCGGACCGGGCGCTGCCAGCGCCGCGTCCATCGGCTGA
- a CDS encoding helix-turn-helix domain-containing protein, translated as MIVDRRVPIYPIRTVAQLTGVNPRRIRAWEEQYHLIAPARTGGGHRLFSEEDVERIRWIKAMVDRGMSLKGIQRLQAQAQAEVATDGRGTEPASGAPGTVGAGTGAPRVTARRTGQG; from the coding sequence ATGATCGTCGACCGGCGAGTGCCGATCTATCCCATCCGCACCGTGGCCCAGCTCACGGGCGTGAACCCGCGGCGCATCCGGGCCTGGGAGGAGCAGTACCACCTGATCGCCCCCGCACGCACCGGGGGCGGGCACCGGCTCTTCTCCGAGGAGGACGTGGAGCGCATCCGCTGGATCAAGGCGATGGTGGACCGGGGGATGAGCCTCAAGGGCATCCAGCGACTCCAGGCCCAGGCCCAGGCGGAGGTGGCGACGGACGGCCGGGGCACCGAGCCGGCCAGCGGGGCCCCCGGGACAGTCGGGGCCGGGACGGGGGCTCCCCGGGTGACCGCCCGGCGCACGGGACAGGGGTAG
- the gspE gene encoding type II secretion system ATPase GspE, with protein MADLNITVRDRFGQSASQRVVVEVHGRRPAGRGRAEAAAGAPPAPAVPADRPAPTPYTRGTAQSGGGRVQQTRRRVFIGQVLVEAGLITPSQLDRALEEQRRSGERLGKVIIDLGWASPYDIAQALSRQLGLEFVSLADTLLDEQTLSRIPEHLARRHSVIPVREENGTLVLGMVDPLDIVAIDDLRRFTGLDIQPAVITPEDFQRAITQYPALGGAVDQMLAEIRPAEGEPEETADRLRAVAEDAPIVRLANLIIVQAIRQGASDIHVEPQETRVRIRYRIDGALYPVMTPPKHIQAALVSRFKIMANMNIAERRLPQDGRIEMKVDNKDIDLRVSTIPTVWGEKVVMRILDKSGAFVGIEKLGLLPEDHRRFEAIISKPYGIILITGPTGSGKTTTLYAILNRLNRTEVNITTIEDPVEYQLPGIAQVQINPKAGLTFASGLRAFLRQDPDIIMVGEIRDEETARIAIHAALTGHLVLSTIHTNDAPGALPRLIDMGIEPFLVSSSVVGVIAQRLVRVLCQRCKAPYDPKPELVRRVGLDPDGGATFYKPVGCEFCNHIGYKGRTGIFEIMPVDESIKGLLVKHAPSSQIKEVAVAAGMRTLQQDGVAKVLSGITSLEEVLRVVFVED; from the coding sequence ATGGCGGACCTCAACATCACCGTGCGGGACCGCTTCGGCCAGAGCGCGTCCCAGCGCGTGGTGGTCGAGGTCCACGGACGACGCCCGGCCGGCCGGGGGCGGGCGGAAGCCGCCGCAGGGGCGCCCCCGGCCCCGGCGGTCCCGGCCGACCGCCCGGCGCCGACCCCCTATACTAGGGGCACAGCCCAGAGCGGGGGAGGCCGGGTGCAGCAGACCCGCCGGCGCGTCTTCATCGGCCAGGTCCTCGTGGAAGCGGGCCTCATCACGCCCAGCCAGCTCGACCGGGCCCTGGAGGAGCAGCGGCGCTCCGGCGAGCGGCTGGGCAAGGTCATCATTGACCTGGGCTGGGCCAGCCCCTACGACATCGCCCAGGCGCTCTCGCGCCAGCTGGGGCTGGAGTTCGTCAGCCTGGCCGACACCCTCCTCGACGAGCAGACCCTCAGCCGCATCCCCGAGCACCTGGCCCGCCGCCACAGCGTCATCCCCGTCCGGGAGGAGAACGGCACGCTGGTCCTGGGGATGGTCGACCCCCTGGACATCGTCGCCATCGACGACCTGCGCCGCTTCACCGGGCTGGACATCCAGCCGGCGGTCATCACGCCGGAGGACTTCCAGCGGGCTATCACCCAGTACCCGGCGCTGGGGGGCGCGGTGGACCAGATGCTGGCCGAGATCCGGCCGGCCGAGGGCGAGCCCGAGGAGACCGCCGACCGGCTGCGGGCGGTGGCCGAGGACGCCCCCATCGTCCGCCTGGCCAACCTCATCATCGTCCAGGCCATCCGCCAGGGGGCCAGCGACATCCACGTGGAGCCGCAGGAGACCCGGGTGCGCATCCGCTACCGCATCGACGGCGCCCTCTACCCGGTGATGACGCCGCCCAAGCACATCCAGGCGGCGCTGGTCTCCCGCTTCAAGATCATGGCGAACATGAACATCGCCGAGCGCCGCCTGCCCCAGGACGGGCGCATCGAGATGAAGGTCGACAACAAGGACATCGACCTGCGCGTCTCCACCATCCCCACGGTATGGGGGGAGAAGGTGGTCATGCGCATCCTGGACAAGAGCGGGGCCTTCGTCGGCATCGAGAAGCTGGGGCTGCTCCCCGAGGACCACCGCCGGTTCGAGGCCATCATCAGCAAGCCCTACGGCATCATTCTCATCACCGGTCCCACCGGCAGCGGCAAGACCACGACGCTCTATGCCATCCTCAACCGTCTCAACCGCACCGAGGTGAACATCACGACCATCGAGGATCCGGTGGAGTACCAGCTGCCGGGCATCGCCCAGGTGCAGATCAACCCCAAGGCGGGGCTGACCTTCGCCAGCGGCCTGCGCGCCTTCCTGCGCCAGGACCCCGACATCATCATGGTGGGCGAGATCCGCGACGAGGAGACCGCCCGCATCGCCATCCACGCGGCGCTGACGGGGCACCTGGTGCTCTCCACCATCCACACCAACGACGCCCCCGGCGCGCTGCCGCGCCTCATCGACATGGGGATCGAGCCCTTCCTGGTCTCCTCCTCGGTGGTGGGGGTGATCGCCCAGCGGCTGGTGCGCGTACTCTGCCAGCGCTGCAAGGCGCCCTACGACCCCAAGCCCGAGCTGGTCCGCCGCGTCGGGCTCGACCCCGACGGCGGGGCGACCTTCTACAAGCCGGTGGGGTGCGAGTTCTGCAACCACATCGGGTACAAGGGGCGCACGGGCATCTTCGAGATCATGCCCGTGGACGAGAGCATCAAGGGGCTGCTGGTGAAACACGCCCCCAGCAGCCAGATCAAGGAGGTGGCCGTGGCCGCCGGGATGCGTACGCTGCAGCAGGACGGCGTGGCCAAGGTCCTGAGCGGCATCACCTCCCTGGAGGAGGTCCTCCGGGTGGTCTTCGTGGAGGACTAG
- a CDS encoding type IV pilus twitching motility protein PilT — protein MHIDDLLREVVEANGSDLHLTAGIKPTMRVWGKLRPMEHYEVLTPEDTFQLGYSMLNTFQKQKFEKFWELDLSYGVPGLGRFRVNIYRQRGAVGIAARVIPMTIPSVEQLNLPPILKELTRKPRGLVLVTGPTGHGKSTTLAAMIDFINSERAVHIVTVEDPIEYLHTHKKSIVNQRELGFDTQSFPNALRAVLREDPNVVLIGEMRDLETISAALTIAETGHLVFATLHTATAGQSIDRIIDVFPPYQQQQIRIQLAMVIEAVISQQLLPNARYNPAGGGRRTPARSRLGSASGSAWPSLEEIGRVPAVEVMIATPAIRNLIREAKAHQIETAIQTGSQYGMQTMDQSLRDLYLRKLITYEDAMGRAIHPEELRKMIAEAGGDVPEYTIRASSPARR, from the coding sequence ATGCACATCGACGACCTGCTCCGCGAGGTGGTCGAGGCCAACGGCTCCGACCTGCACCTGACCGCCGGCATCAAGCCGACGATGCGGGTGTGGGGCAAGCTGCGGCCGATGGAGCACTACGAGGTGCTGACGCCGGAGGACACCTTCCAGCTCGGCTACAGCATGCTCAACACCTTCCAGAAGCAGAAGTTCGAGAAGTTCTGGGAGCTGGACCTCTCCTACGGCGTCCCGGGGCTGGGGCGCTTCCGGGTGAACATCTACCGGCAGCGGGGGGCGGTGGGCATCGCCGCCCGCGTCATCCCCATGACCATCCCCAGTGTCGAGCAGCTCAACCTGCCGCCCATCCTCAAGGAGCTGACCCGCAAGCCGCGGGGGTTGGTGCTGGTGACCGGGCCCACCGGGCACGGCAAGTCCACCACGCTGGCGGCCATGATCGACTTCATCAACTCCGAGCGGGCCGTCCACATCGTCACGGTGGAGGACCCCATCGAGTACCTGCACACGCACAAGAAGTCCATCGTCAACCAGCGCGAGCTGGGCTTCGACACCCAGTCCTTTCCCAACGCCCTGCGGGCGGTCCTGCGCGAGGACCCCAACGTCGTCCTCATCGGCGAGATGCGCGACCTGGAGACCATCAGCGCCGCGCTGACCATCGCCGAGACCGGGCATTTGGTCTTCGCCACGCTGCACACGGCCACCGCCGGGCAGTCCATCGACCGCATCATCGACGTCTTCCCGCCCTACCAGCAGCAGCAGATCCGCATCCAGCTGGCCATGGTCATCGAGGCGGTCATCTCCCAGCAGCTCCTGCCCAACGCCCGCTACAACCCTGCCGGCGGCGGGCGGCGCACCCCGGCCCGCTCCCGCCTGGGGAGTGCGTCGGGCAGCGCGTGGCCCTCGCTGGAGGAGATCGGCCGCGTGCCCGCCGTGGAGGTGATGATCGCCACCCCGGCCATCCGGAACCTCATCCGCGAGGCCAAGGCCCACCAGATCGAGACGGCCATCCAGACGGGGAGCCAGTACGGGATGCAGACCATGGACCAGTCGCTGCGGGACCTCTACCTGCGCAAGCTCATCACCTACGAGGACGCCATGGGGCGGGCCATCCACCCCGAGGAGCTGCGCAAGATGATCGCCGAGGCCGGCGGCGACGTCCCCGAGTACACGATCCGCGCCTCGAGCCCGGCCCGGCGGTAG
- a CDS encoding Uma2 family endonuclease, which translates to MPEVWIVDVPHRRVEVYRAPREGRYHEVDHATPGTVLVPGALPDLRLPVEEVFDGPPGGRETGETHVR; encoded by the coding sequence GTGCCCGAGGTGTGGATCGTCGACGTTCCCCACCGCCGGGTCGAGGTCTACCGGGCCCCGCGGGAGGGCAGGTACCACGAGGTCGACCACGCCACTCCCGGGACGGTCCTGGTCCCCGGCGCCCTGCCCGACCTGCGCCTCCCCGTGGAGGAGGTCTTCGACGGGCCTCCCGGGGGCAGAGAGACTGGCGAGACCCACGTGAGGTGA